In a single window of the Acyrthosiphon pisum isolate AL4f chromosome X, pea_aphid_22Mar2018_4r6ur, whole genome shotgun sequence genome:
- the LOC100167935 gene encoding LOW QUALITY PROTEIN: trehalase-like (The sequence of the model RefSeq protein was modified relative to this genomic sequence to represent the inferred CDS: substituted 3 bases at 3 genomic stop codons), whose product MEKFMEKTKYWKYKPTKVLLTEFVRNFFDKEDSEFEKLAHSDRIEEPKFVNREYIIKAQPLTSESEKENFYSEIKAAAESGRHFLSRWFILNRTNEGNLLNSKTTSIVPVDLNSLVYWNANILRNIYQDMNVTVRAEEYENIAKQWKDAVTEVLYGMRTSIXXIIXNEIIFTHQHFTTMYWFEENNTDYIVSRVLNYLTKAEILKYKGGIPTTLKESEQQWDFPNSWAPLQYMTVMALDNTGHKDAKILASKIATKWICNNYLAFKRDSAMFEKVSL is encoded by the exons ATGGAGAAATTCATGGAGAAGACGAAATATTGGAAATATAAGCCAACCAAAGTTCTTCTGACGGAGTTCGTccgtaatttttttgataaagaagattctgaatttgaaaaattggcTCACAGCGATCGGATCGAAGAACCAAAATTTGTTAATAG GGAATACATCATCAAAGCACAACCCCTTACAAGTGAAAGtgaaaaagaaaacttttattCTGAGATCAAGGCGGCGGCGGAATCTGGGCGGCACTTTTTGAGTCGTTGGTTCATCCTCAATAGAACGAATGAAG GAAACCtcttaaattcaaaaactacgTCAATCGTCCCAGTAGATCTAAACTCATTAGTGTATTGGAATGCAAATATATTGAGAAATATCTACCAGGATATGAATGTCACCGTCAGGGCAGaggaatatgaaaatattgcaAAGCAATGGAAAGATGCAGTAACGGAAGTATTATATGGCATGAGGACttcgatataataaataatttaaaatgaaattatttttacccaCCAACATTTTACCACTATGTACTGGTTTGAAGAAAACAATACCGATTACATTGTGTCTagggtattaaattatttaacaaaagcAGAAATACTGAAGTATAAGGGGGGTATACCAACCACTCTGAAGGAATCTGAACAACAGTGGGATTTTCCCAACTCATGGGCCCCACTACAGTATATGACGGTGATGGCGTTGGACAACACCGGCCATAAAGACGCAAAAATCTTGGCGTCCAAAATTGCTACCAAATGGATTTGTAACAATTACCTTGCGTTCAAAAGAGACAGCGCCATGTTTGAAAAAGTAAGTTTATAA